From Patagioenas fasciata isolate bPatFas1 chromosome 15, bPatFas1.hap1, whole genome shotgun sequence, a single genomic window includes:
- the PRR35 gene encoding proline-rich protein 35 isoform X1, with the protein MDALGPDLQTIYNLLHDLKRFPLSQSEHQAERSCSEGRGVLRAGSHLQALATMSKDDVGCKLTSVYKHKERKPKKPHYIPRPWGKPYNYKCFQCPFTCMEKSHLYNHMKYSLCKNSLSLLIESDWPYKKGNLLHPELRLLHATETSRLRGRRDEQETCDSSATSGGSVRTKQGSGRDGHEDKPMSGVEILPAEGAGEECVPFQEEEEDVAGLLGEMDASEKKEKNEEAGCQGDPAEPEVNALVFGFKNKRDKPCKEVEPDFIITDVFSLKNHVVKSREMASPDLDAKPKHCKVPKKCLASSGILMEQWKLVANGQRRSTPEVSPPCTDSNIIPCYPPPAYSDYHEPQGLNLSLLGINYPLNPSLFSYLSPTMANSATTHPHLAQLPFLASTAQLMHPHASHFQPLQSPERSTFLPRFYYPLLFEHTFGSTESKMSSSKPEAQQLVGSVMPTPPQAKPPSEPTKPGLLKVPVLKTGFPWSKGVREEPASELSHPTMLVQEEEEKWLSQEKDSNPALGPNNLRKKPATDIYQNPVGMKDSAFAPSSIRKTELPVVTCLETSSPPGNSLKRKLTANGLDLIGPERLMPGKLSYQSSGSRANPGHIPKALDHWHMEVLTGWPEEPERGNDAEVLPSVGAGLDHDLCKQNRSQETSATMTDSEATTMLIGDLSKTLEEYQEVEKKLSDLAKEDTPGQKELRDQLVKIRRELYRIHQTLEKATKLHEGPLDLSVKRSSEGLEKVQQAKKEPCNMSLGSEKLHSKDQGIFNKCTATGEPGDGEGLPNCLLEAENKTIDLLIKMSHSESLRASSSEPHLGAVIKAEVLPLTMPLELRHVMEPYYSRTTKCEADSSVLLCSDGRSSTSQGPQLPVTTEDGPLGCRAMQRSLSCSLPSETDTVCVHSPLHADP; encoded by the exons ATGGACGCCCTAGGGCCAGACTTGCAGACAATATATAACCTACTGCATGATCTAAAACGCTTCCCACTTTCACAGAGTGAACATCAGGCAGAGCGGAGCTGCAGCGAAGGAAGAGGAGTCCTGCGTGCAG GGAGCCATCTCCAGGCACTCGCCACCATGTCCAAGGACGACGTGGGCTGCAAGCTGACCTCAGTCTACAAGCACAAGGAGAGGAAGCCGAAAAAGCCCCACTACATCCCGCGTCCATGGGGCAAGCCCTACAACTACAAATGTTTCCAGTGTCCCTTCACCTGCATGGAGAAGTCCCACCTCTACAACCACATGAAGTACagcctgtgcaagaactccctctccctcctcatcGAGTCTGACTGGCCCTACAAGAAGGGCAATCTGCTCCACCCAGAGCTGCGGCTCCTGCACGCAACGGAGACCTCTCGACTGCGCGGGCGGCGGGATGAGCAGGAGACCTGCGACTCCTCGGCCACATCAGGAGGTTCGGTTAGGACCAAGCAGGGCTCCGGCAGGGATGGCCACGAGGACAAGCCAATGTCAGGGGTGGAGATCCTGCCTGCCGAAGGGGCTGGTGAAGAATGCGTCCCGttccaagaggaggaggaggatgttgcTGGCCTGTTGGGGGAGATGGATGCCAgtgagaagaaggagaaaaatgaagagGCAGGTTGCCAAGGTGACCCAGCTGAACCGGAAGTTAACGCTTTGGTCTTTGGTTTCAAGAACAAGAGGGACAAGCCTTGCAAGGAGGTGGAGCCTGACTTCATCATCACAGATGTCTTCTCCCTCAAGAACCACGTTGTGAAAAGCAGGGAAATGGCCTCCCCAGACCTAGATGCTAAGCCAAAGCATTGCAAAGTGCCAAAGAAATGCCTGGCCAGCAGTGGGATCCTCATGGAGCAGTGGAAGCTAGTGGCAAATGGGCAAAGGAGGAGCACACCTGAGGTCTCCCCACCTTGTACTGACAGCAACATCATCCCATGCTACCCTCCTCCAGCCTACAGTGACTACCACGAACCTCAGGGCCTCAACCTTTCACTGCTGGGTATTAACTACCCATTGAACCCTAGTCTCTTCTCCTACCTGAGCCCCACCATGGCCAACAGTGCTACGACACACCCGCACTTGGCTCAGCTGCCCTTCCTGGCTTCCACAGCCCAGCTGATGCACCCACATGCTTCCCACTTCCAGCCCTTGCAGAGCCCCGAGCGCTCAACTTTCCTCCCTCGCTTCTACTACCCCTTACTCTTCGAGCACACCTTCGGCTCCACTGAAAGCAAGATGTCCTCCAGCAAGCCAGAAGCCCAGCAGCTGGTGGGTTCCGTCATGCCCACGCCCCCCCAAGCCAAGCCCCCCAGTGAGCCAACCAAACCAGGGCTGCTGAAGGTACCAGTTCTGAAGACAGGTTTTCCTTGGTCCAAAGGGGTCAGAGAGGAACCAGCCTCTGAACTCAGCCACCCCACCATGCTGGTgcaggaagaagaggagaaatggTTGTCTCAAGAGAAGGACAGCAACCCAGCTTTGGGCCCCAACAACCTACGCAAAAAGCCAGCCACTGACATCTACCAGAATCCGGTGGGGATGAAGGACAGTGCTTTTGCCCCCAGCAGCATCCGGAAGACAGAGTTACCAGTGGTGACCTGTCTGGAGACCAGCAGCCCTCCAGGCAACTCCCTGAAGAGGAAGCTCACTGCCAATGGGCTGGATTTGATAGGACCTGAACGGCTGATGCCTGGAAAACTCAGCTACCAGAGCAG TGGTTCAAGGGCCAACCCTGGCCACATCCCCAAGGCCTTGGACCACTGGCATATGGAGGTCCTCACAGGTTGGCCTGAGGAACCAGAGAGGGGCAATGATGCTGAAGTTCTTCCCTCTGTTGGTGCTGGCCTGGATCATGACCTCTGCAAACAGAACAGATCCCAAGAGACTTCTGCCACCATGACAGACTCTGAGGCCACAACCATGCTTATTGGGGACCTGTCCAAAACCTTGGAGGAATACCAAGAGGTGGAGAAGAAACTGTCTGATCTGGCAAAGGAGGACACCCCTGGGCAAAAAGAGCTGAGAGACCAGCTGGTCAAAATCCGAAGGGAGCTCTACCGCATTCACCAGACACTGGAGAAAGCCACCAAACTCCATGAGGGGCCTCTGGACCTCTCAGTGAAGAGATCCTCTGAAGGTCTGGAGAAGGTTCAGCAGGCGAAGAAGGAGCCCTGCAACATGAGCCTGGGAAGTGAGAAGCTCCACAGCAAAGACCAAGGGATCTTCAACAAATGTACAGCCACTGGGGAGCCTGGAGATGGGGAGGGGCTGCCAAACTGCCTCCTCGAGGCTGAGAACAAAACCATTGACCTGCTGATCAAGATGAGCCACTCTGAGAGCCTCCGAGCATCCTCTTCTGAGCCCCACCTGGGTGCTGTGATCAAGGCTGAGGTCCTGCCACTCACCATGCCCCTGGAGCTCCGGCACGTGATGGAGCCCTACTACAGCCGTACCACCAAGTGTGAGGCAGACTCCAGCGTCCTGCTCTGCTCCGATGGCAGatccagcaccagccagggcccTCAGCTCCCAGTCACCACTGAGGACGGGCCCCTGGGCTGCCGGGCCATGCAGCGCTCCCTGTCCTGCAGCCTTCCCAGCGAGACAGACACAGTGTGTGTCCACAGCCCTCTGCATGCCGACCCCTAA
- the PRR35 gene encoding proline-rich protein 35 isoform X2: MSKDDVGCKLTSVYKHKERKPKKPHYIPRPWGKPYNYKCFQCPFTCMEKSHLYNHMKYSLCKNSLSLLIESDWPYKKGNLLHPELRLLHATETSRLRGRRDEQETCDSSATSGGSVRTKQGSGRDGHEDKPMSGVEILPAEGAGEECVPFQEEEEDVAGLLGEMDASEKKEKNEEAGCQGDPAEPEVNALVFGFKNKRDKPCKEVEPDFIITDVFSLKNHVVKSREMASPDLDAKPKHCKVPKKCLASSGILMEQWKLVANGQRRSTPEVSPPCTDSNIIPCYPPPAYSDYHEPQGLNLSLLGINYPLNPSLFSYLSPTMANSATTHPHLAQLPFLASTAQLMHPHASHFQPLQSPERSTFLPRFYYPLLFEHTFGSTESKMSSSKPEAQQLVGSVMPTPPQAKPPSEPTKPGLLKVPVLKTGFPWSKGVREEPASELSHPTMLVQEEEEKWLSQEKDSNPALGPNNLRKKPATDIYQNPVGMKDSAFAPSSIRKTELPVVTCLETSSPPGNSLKRKLTANGLDLIGPERLMPGKLSYQSSGSRANPGHIPKALDHWHMEVLTGWPEEPERGNDAEVLPSVGAGLDHDLCKQNRSQETSATMTDSEATTMLIGDLSKTLEEYQEVEKKLSDLAKEDTPGQKELRDQLVKIRRELYRIHQTLEKATKLHEGPLDLSVKRSSEGLEKVQQAKKEPCNMSLGSEKLHSKDQGIFNKCTATGEPGDGEGLPNCLLEAENKTIDLLIKMSHSESLRASSSEPHLGAVIKAEVLPLTMPLELRHVMEPYYSRTTKCEADSSVLLCSDGRSSTSQGPQLPVTTEDGPLGCRAMQRSLSCSLPSETDTVCVHSPLHADP; the protein is encoded by the exons ATGTCCAAGGACGACGTGGGCTGCAAGCTGACCTCAGTCTACAAGCACAAGGAGAGGAAGCCGAAAAAGCCCCACTACATCCCGCGTCCATGGGGCAAGCCCTACAACTACAAATGTTTCCAGTGTCCCTTCACCTGCATGGAGAAGTCCCACCTCTACAACCACATGAAGTACagcctgtgcaagaactccctctccctcctcatcGAGTCTGACTGGCCCTACAAGAAGGGCAATCTGCTCCACCCAGAGCTGCGGCTCCTGCACGCAACGGAGACCTCTCGACTGCGCGGGCGGCGGGATGAGCAGGAGACCTGCGACTCCTCGGCCACATCAGGAGGTTCGGTTAGGACCAAGCAGGGCTCCGGCAGGGATGGCCACGAGGACAAGCCAATGTCAGGGGTGGAGATCCTGCCTGCCGAAGGGGCTGGTGAAGAATGCGTCCCGttccaagaggaggaggaggatgttgcTGGCCTGTTGGGGGAGATGGATGCCAgtgagaagaaggagaaaaatgaagagGCAGGTTGCCAAGGTGACCCAGCTGAACCGGAAGTTAACGCTTTGGTCTTTGGTTTCAAGAACAAGAGGGACAAGCCTTGCAAGGAGGTGGAGCCTGACTTCATCATCACAGATGTCTTCTCCCTCAAGAACCACGTTGTGAAAAGCAGGGAAATGGCCTCCCCAGACCTAGATGCTAAGCCAAAGCATTGCAAAGTGCCAAAGAAATGCCTGGCCAGCAGTGGGATCCTCATGGAGCAGTGGAAGCTAGTGGCAAATGGGCAAAGGAGGAGCACACCTGAGGTCTCCCCACCTTGTACTGACAGCAACATCATCCCATGCTACCCTCCTCCAGCCTACAGTGACTACCACGAACCTCAGGGCCTCAACCTTTCACTGCTGGGTATTAACTACCCATTGAACCCTAGTCTCTTCTCCTACCTGAGCCCCACCATGGCCAACAGTGCTACGACACACCCGCACTTGGCTCAGCTGCCCTTCCTGGCTTCCACAGCCCAGCTGATGCACCCACATGCTTCCCACTTCCAGCCCTTGCAGAGCCCCGAGCGCTCAACTTTCCTCCCTCGCTTCTACTACCCCTTACTCTTCGAGCACACCTTCGGCTCCACTGAAAGCAAGATGTCCTCCAGCAAGCCAGAAGCCCAGCAGCTGGTGGGTTCCGTCATGCCCACGCCCCCCCAAGCCAAGCCCCCCAGTGAGCCAACCAAACCAGGGCTGCTGAAGGTACCAGTTCTGAAGACAGGTTTTCCTTGGTCCAAAGGGGTCAGAGAGGAACCAGCCTCTGAACTCAGCCACCCCACCATGCTGGTgcaggaagaagaggagaaatggTTGTCTCAAGAGAAGGACAGCAACCCAGCTTTGGGCCCCAACAACCTACGCAAAAAGCCAGCCACTGACATCTACCAGAATCCGGTGGGGATGAAGGACAGTGCTTTTGCCCCCAGCAGCATCCGGAAGACAGAGTTACCAGTGGTGACCTGTCTGGAGACCAGCAGCCCTCCAGGCAACTCCCTGAAGAGGAAGCTCACTGCCAATGGGCTGGATTTGATAGGACCTGAACGGCTGATGCCTGGAAAACTCAGCTACCAGAGCAG TGGTTCAAGGGCCAACCCTGGCCACATCCCCAAGGCCTTGGACCACTGGCATATGGAGGTCCTCACAGGTTGGCCTGAGGAACCAGAGAGGGGCAATGATGCTGAAGTTCTTCCCTCTGTTGGTGCTGGCCTGGATCATGACCTCTGCAAACAGAACAGATCCCAAGAGACTTCTGCCACCATGACAGACTCTGAGGCCACAACCATGCTTATTGGGGACCTGTCCAAAACCTTGGAGGAATACCAAGAGGTGGAGAAGAAACTGTCTGATCTGGCAAAGGAGGACACCCCTGGGCAAAAAGAGCTGAGAGACCAGCTGGTCAAAATCCGAAGGGAGCTCTACCGCATTCACCAGACACTGGAGAAAGCCACCAAACTCCATGAGGGGCCTCTGGACCTCTCAGTGAAGAGATCCTCTGAAGGTCTGGAGAAGGTTCAGCAGGCGAAGAAGGAGCCCTGCAACATGAGCCTGGGAAGTGAGAAGCTCCACAGCAAAGACCAAGGGATCTTCAACAAATGTACAGCCACTGGGGAGCCTGGAGATGGGGAGGGGCTGCCAAACTGCCTCCTCGAGGCTGAGAACAAAACCATTGACCTGCTGATCAAGATGAGCCACTCTGAGAGCCTCCGAGCATCCTCTTCTGAGCCCCACCTGGGTGCTGTGATCAAGGCTGAGGTCCTGCCACTCACCATGCCCCTGGAGCTCCGGCACGTGATGGAGCCCTACTACAGCCGTACCACCAAGTGTGAGGCAGACTCCAGCGTCCTGCTCTGCTCCGATGGCAGatccagcaccagccagggcccTCAGCTCCCAGTCACCACTGAGGACGGGCCCCTGGGCTGCCGGGCCATGCAGCGCTCCCTGTCCTGCAGCCTTCCCAGCGAGACAGACACAGTGTGTGTCCACAGCCCTCTGCATGCCGACCCCTAA